In one Rutidosis leptorrhynchoides isolate AG116_Rl617_1_P2 chromosome 8, CSIRO_AGI_Rlap_v1, whole genome shotgun sequence genomic region, the following are encoded:
- the LOC139863329 gene encoding serine/arginine-rich splicing factor RS2Z33-like, producing the protein MKGNLPRYDDRHGTTRLYVGHLASRTRSRDLEDIFSAYGRIRDVDMKRDFAFVVHTILPDYFIIQRIQRPYSLNGRDVDGSRIVAPRGVGGGGDPDCDHHRGGPGRSCDFLGRGPPPGAGRCYSCGLDGHWARDCKAGDWKNK; encoded by the exons ATGAAAG GAAATCTGCCGCGCTATGATGATCGCCATGGCACTACTCGTCTTTATGTTGGACATTTGGCTTCACGCACAAGATCACGTGACTTAGAGGACATCTTCAGCGCATATGGAAG AATACGTGATGTGGATATGAAGCGTGACTTTGCCTTTGTGGTACACACTATCTTACCTGATTACTTTATAATACAGA GAATTCAGCGACCTTATAGCTTAAATGGGCGTGATGTCGATGGAAGTCGTATCGTG GCTCCACGAGGGGTTGGTGGCGGCGGTGATCCCGACTGTGACCACCACCGCGGTGGTCCTGGTAGGTCTTGTGATTTTCTTGGCAGAGGTCCGCCACCAGGTGCGGGCCGTTGTTATAGTTGTGGACTTGATGGCCATTGGGCACGAGACTGCAAAGCTGGCGATTGGAAGAACAAATGA